aatatccACCCGTCCTCTCCACTCTGCCACAAACTAGCAAAGTCAAAAATACAAAAGTCTTCAACTTGTTACTTTTGCAGAATAAAGCAAAAACGTCTTTGTGCTCCTTACTACCAGAAGCAAAATATCCACTGAGTTACCACATGTAATAGCTTCTGGATGTGTCAACCTGGGTTGGCTTGGTGTCTGCAGAACCATCTTTGTCTTTCTCGCTGTCACCTTCCCAGAGGTTAATGAGTGGTGGGTACAGCTCATTTAGCGGGATTGAAGAAGTTTTTTGCATATACTTTTTTAATGAATGGTGGTAGTTTTTTCTCTTAAACCTTTTAGCAATGTACACAGCAATGGACGCAAGGCTAATGACGGCAAACATGGATCCCATTACTGCAGCAAGGGCTGTACTTGTTTCTTGATCAGAAATGTCCAGTGCAAAGGCGGCATTTTTAGTTGTGACGTTAACACATGATTTTTGAGTCTGTTGATGAATATTAGACACTGTGAGACACACTTCATAATCTGTGGAAGGCTGCAAATGTGTTAGGTTGTACTCATGAACATCTACTGGGACCCTGGCAGTATATGTTATGTGAGGATTGTCAATTTTCATGGTGGCAGATGACCATTTTAAGTTTGAGGTCATGACATTGGAATTAACTTTCCAGGACACTAAAATAGAATGAGATTCGGtctgctttacatatattttcagcACCTGGGTACCATCCAGAAGGGTTCCATTAACCTTAATTGTTACCACACGTGTGTCGGCCCCTTCCACGTTCTGGGCAACACAAGTGTATCTTCCTGAGTCTTCAATTTGTATGTTAGATATTTCTAAAGTACCTTCACTACTTAGCTTGTATTTATCTGAAAGTGTATCCACAGTTATCTTATTTCCAAGAGGAGTGACCCAGTAAATTTCAGGTTCTGGCTCAGCCATGGCCCTACAGTCTAGGAAAACTGTTGTGCCAATATCCATGTTTAAATGATTTGGAAATGTGTCATGAGATATCATTGGGAGACACTGTTCACTTGAATCCTGGATTAAAACTTCCTTTACCTGCTGCCCTCTATATTCAGGAGGCATGGCACAGAACATGGACAAAGGCTCCATGAAACGGATGTTGGTCTTGTTGGAGTTAATCCAATGGATGACACAATCACACCTCAGGGGATTGCTGTGGATACTGATCTCACGAAGATTGGGAAGAGACTCTACTGTCTTTTGGTAAACGGCATTCAAGGCATTATTGTTCAACATTAAGCTTTCCAGGGCAGGAACACTTCGAAAAGCCAAACGGTGGATATAAGATAATTTGGGGTTATTGGTGGCTTCTAACTTTGTGAGTTCAGGCAAGTTATCAAGGGCATAGCGATCCACAGAAACAAGTTCCCCCATATTGTTGATTCCCAGTTCTTTTAGCCGGAGCATATTTTTGAAATCCCCTTCTTGGATTTTGTGAATAGGGTTTTTGTTGAGgtctaagaattttaaatttggaaCCTTTTGCAAGGCAAGTTGAGGGACTTTGACCAGCTTGTTGTCATAAAAGGACAGGCTTTCAAGGCTATCCAAGCCCACCAAGGCATTTCCAGGAATATCAGTGAGATACATTCCTGCCAAAACCAGGCTTCTCAAATTTGAGAGGGGTTTAAAGTTCATATCTAGAATTCCAATCACAGGGTTTTCCCCAATCATGAGAATTTCCAGGTTAGGTGTTGAATCAAACCAGCGGCTATCGATAACTTTCaatttattggagttcaagtGGAgccttaaaagattttttaagccTGAAAAAGCATTAGCAGAAATAGTGCTAATCTGGTTATGGTTGATATAGAGTTCTTGAAGGTTGCTAAGGTCTTGCAGACAGTAATCAGTCATTTCTGTAATCTGATTTTCCTCCAAATGTAAAGTAGTGAGTTGGGTCAGGTTTGCCAGCCCTACCTCCTTAATATTTGTAAAGTTGTTTTGGGAGAAATCTAGCTCAGTCAAGTTGAAAAGCTGCTGGAGCTCATCCACAGTCTTTGCGATGTTATTGCTCTGTAAGAGAAGCACTTGAGTGTCACTAGAAAGGTTGCTGGGAATCCTTGTTAAGCGGAGATCATTGCAATCAACAGTAGTGGCTTCTCTGTATGTGGACTGTGGGGTAAACCAGGGCCTAATTTCACATACACAGAGTTGTGGACACTCACTATTTTGTAGGGAAGACACAGTTAATGAAGTCATTAGCAAGCCCAGCACCAGTTGGCAAGCTGCTAAAACAAAGCTCATCCTAGCCATGCTGGGATGAGCCAAGCTCAACTCCTGACACTCCAAAGTTTCAACAAAAGGTGAACACTATATAGTGGTATATAGGACAGCAAGCAGAAAATGTAAACATCCAGGCAAAGTCTTGGTTGAGATGTGTATAATTCCGGAGTCCGAAGGGATGGTTTTCAGGAGTTTTCAAAGGTAGGAATGAATTGGGAGTCTTTTAACTGTGTCTCTCAACTCCAGGCATGCCCACAGCTCTGTGGTATAAGTTACTTCAGCCAAATCAAAGTCTGGAGATG
The nucleotide sequence above comes from Canis aureus isolate CA01 chromosome 19, VMU_Caureus_v.1.0, whole genome shotgun sequence. Encoded proteins:
- the LRRN1 gene encoding leucine-rich repeat neuronal protein 1, with the protein product MARMSFVLAACQLVLGLLMTSLTVSSLQNSECPQLCVCEIRPWFTPQSTYREATTVDCNDLRLTRIPSNLSSDTQVLLLQSNNIAKTVDELQQLFNLTELDFSQNNFTNIKEVGLANLTQLTTLHLEENQITEMTDYCLQDLSNLQELYINHNQISTISANAFSGLKNLLRLHLNSNKLKVIDSRWFDSTPNLEILMIGENPVIGILDMNFKPLSNLRSLVLAGMYLTDIPGNALVGLDSLESLSFYDNKLVKVPQLALQKVPNLKFLDLNKNPIHKIQEGDFKNMLRLKELGINNMGELVSVDRYALDNLPELTKLEATNNPKLSYIHRLAFRSVPALESLMLNNNALNAVYQKTVESLPNLREISIHSNPLRCDCVIHWINSNKTNIRFMEPLSMFCAMPPEYRGQQVKEVLIQDSSEQCLPMISHDTFPNHLNMDIGTTVFLDCRAMAEPEPEIYWVTPLGNKITVDTLSDKYKLSSEGTLEISNIQIEDSGRYTCVAQNVEGADTRVVTIKVNGTLLDGTQVLKIYVKQTESHSILVSWKVNSNVMTSNLKWSSATMKIDNPHITYTARVPVDVHEYNLTHLQPSTDYEVCLTVSNIHQQTQKSCVNVTTKNAAFALDISDQETSTALAAVMGSMFAVISLASIAVYIAKRFKRKNYHHSLKKYMQKTSSIPLNELYPPLINLWEGDSEKDKDGSADTKPTQVDTSRSYYMW